The DNA window CCCGCCGCGGCCTTGAGCACCTCGATGATGGGCCAAAACGTAATCCCCTCGCCGTATGGCAGGCATCGCCCCGCCAAGACCGTCGTTATCCTTTCAAGTCGGGGAAGAAATTCACGCGTCAGCCGGGACTTGCCGATTCCCGCCGGGCCCATCACCGTTACGATCTCGCATGATCGAGACTTGACCGTCCTTTCGAACATCTCTCCGATTGCGGCGACTTCCTTGTCGCGACCGATCAGAGGGGATTCAAGACCACGGGCAGCGGGGGACGCGGGTGCGACATCCATGAGGTTCCACGCGGCGACGAGCTCTGACTTCCCCTTCACGCGAAGCGGCTCTATCGGCGACGTCATCGCGACATCGCGGACCAGCCGATACGTCGCGTCCCCAATCAGGACCTGCCCTGGCTCGGCAGCCTGTTCGAGCCGGGCAGCAATGTTGACCGCGTCTCCGACCGCGAAAGTTTCGCCCTGGCCCGGATCCCCGGCGAGCACCTCACCCGTGGTTATACCTATCCGGATCACGATCCTGGTGCCCCAACGCGCCTCGAACTCATCGTTCAGCCGATGAAGCGCATGAAGCATTGCAACCGCGGCTCGAACCGCACGCACCGCGTCGTCCTCATGGAGGAGCGGGATGCCAAACACCGCCATGATCGCATCCCCGATGAACTTCTCGGTTGTCCCCCCGTGGCCACGAATTACTGCGGCCATCTCCCGAAAGTACTGGGTCATGAGATTACGAAGCGACTCGGGATCGAGCTCATCTCCCAACGCTGTCGAGCCGACAATATCAGCAAAGAGGACCGTGACCACCTTGCGCGTATCGGCGGCACCGGAAGCTCGTTGGGTCAGCGGCGATTCACAGGACGCACAGAACTGCAATTCGGCTGCATTGGCAGATCCGCATGTCGAACAGATCGAGCTCCCAGGAGCATATCTCATTGTGCTCATGGACTGTACGGCCAGGCCTTGCGGAGGGCAAGTCCGCCCTCTTGACAGGCCCATATTAGTCTAAGATAGTTTAGGGTGGCCTAAGATAACTGGAGGGTGGGCTATGGCAGTAGAATTGCCAGCACACGTCAAAAAGTATCTCGACGACATGGAGGTCTCGGCGGATGCCCTCCCAGAGGACGCGTGGGAGACGTTTGCCAGTCTCTCAGGGGGCGAGATAGCCCTTCTGAGGAAGCTGGGGAAGGACCTGGAGAAAGCAGATACCGGCATCGTCATCAAGGTTCACTAGCCAAGCTTCTTAATCACCGGGCTACTTCTTAACCACCGGGATACCGCATGAACGGGATCGAGGTTGGGGCCGTTGCCACGCCGAGCGTTCGTCTCCGGCGGAAGATCGATCTTGTGGTCCAACCATACGCAAAGTCATGTCGCACCCTTGTGACGCACCCGAGGCTTGCTGACTTCTGGCCGCAGTTCCTGCTCACCCAGCACCAAATCATCCGTGCAACGGTGCCCTTGACGGAAGCAGCAGCGGAGCGAGCCGAGAAAATGGTGGCTGTTGACCCTATCGCGCCCGGTCTGGCCCGATATCTGGAGGAGCACATCAAGGAGGAGTTGGGGCATGATGACTTGCTGCTCGACGACCTTGAACTGCTGGGTGTGAAGCGGGCGACGGCGCTGAGCCGCATGCCATCTCCCTCGGTCGCGAGCCTGGTGGGAGCGCAGTATTACTGGATCCATCACCATCACCCTGTCGCGTTCCTTGGTTTCGTCGCGTTGATGGAGGGACACCCGCCGACACCGACGTTGATCCAGACGCTGATCTCCGCGACGGGGTTTCCGCATGCGGCTTTCCAGACGCTCGCCGAGCACGGCGAGCTTGATCCCGGACACCGCGACCGGCTCTACCGCACGATCGACGCCCTGCCCCTGACAGCCGAGCACGAAACCCTCATGGGCATCTCCGCAATGCATGGCGCCACGCTTCTTCCACCCACGATCGAGGAGATCCTCGAACAGGGGTAGCGAGGCGGTAATCGGGAAATCAACATGGCCTCCGGCAGCGCGAACGATGGAAATGATCTGCCGCGCCTTGCACGGATTGACCCACGCCTGTTCGATCTTCTCTTCAGCGGCTGCAAAGTCGAACGCTACGCGGCCGGCCAGCATCTCTTCGTTCAGGAAGATCCATCCGATCGCATTTACGGGGTGATGAGCGGGACGGTGGAGATCTCGATCTATTCGCAGGGAGGCCAGAGGCTGGTGGCCAATATCGAGCTTGCGCACAGCTTGGTCGGAGAGGTTGGCGCGCTCGACGGGCGCCCGCGCACCGCAACCGCCATCTGCCTCACCGCTTGCGATCTGGCCTCGCTCGGTCGGACGCAACTCTTCGATCGCATTGAAAGAAACCCATCGCTGGCTCGTGCCATGATTGAGCTGTTGTGCGCACGGCTGCGTTGGATCAGCAGCGAACTTGGGGATCATGCCTTCTTCGGCATTGAGGCGAGGCTGGCAAAGCGATTGGTCTTCCTGGCTGGCGTAATGGCGGATGGGGCAGGCTGGATACCGATTTCCCAGTCCGAACTGGCGGAATTCCTCGGCGCCACGCGCGAGTCCGTCAACAAGACGCTCAACAATTGGCGCGCCCGCTCGATCATCGCAATCAAGCGTGGTGGCCTGCGAGTAACCAATTTTGGCGCTCTTCGTCATCTGGCCGAGACACAGAACGACAACTGAAGCCGCCAGTTCACAAGGGTTGTAATGAGTGCCGCCAAATCGGATCCTGACAGTCCGTGGAAATGCCGCCTGAGGCGGGAGAGCGGTGGCGCTGACCACCGCTCTCCACTTGTATCTCAGTTGCGGCAATTGGGGCCGACAGGGTCATACTGGTGCGGGCTGACCCCCATGCAACTGGAGTTCGAAACGCCACCAGCCAACCCGATCGATCCGGTCGATCCTGTCTGGAACCCATACACCGCCTCTTCCGAAGCCAATGGATGTTGGCCCTTGACCTCTCCCGGGGCCTCGAAGTCGCCATTGTCGGCACGAAGGCTGTGGACGAAGGTCGAGTCGATCGCGAATGAAGGCGCCGTGAGCATAAGCAACGCTGATGCAGCTGTAATGATCTTGTACATTTTGATCTCCTTTGTTTGGTTCCACCACAATTATTGTTACTAGAACGAAAACTCATCCTATTTGCAAAAGACCATATCTCTCGTTTGATCTAATCTTTTTGTTCTGAGTTCTATTTGCAAAGGCGGATAAATTTCTGTTCTGGCATATCCTGTACGCCGCGCACGAATTTGTATGTGAAGGAGTTCACAACAGGCCGACAATATGACGTAGGTCGCCTTTCGAGAGGCGTCTGGAGCAGATCCGTCGCGAGATCGACGACACGACAATCGACCGCAATCGCAAAATCTCATGGGGGTGATCGAAGGCGTCGAGCCTCCCGATCCACAAAGACGGCCTACTTTGCCGCAACCGCTGTTCCGCGATACCCTCACAGTCCGTGCCATCAGGACCATCAAGAAAATGTCGCCATCCTTTCTCGGCCTTCCCGATCGCCTCGCCGACGGCCGCACGCCCCGTGCGGTGATCTTCGGAGCCGGTCATGGCAGCACCTATCCCGGCAAGGACAGCAGCGGCCATGCCTTGGCCGCCGACGCCATACGCGCAGCCAGCCAGGGTGATGCTCCGCTCGTCGAGCACTGGGATTTCGATCTCGGCGGTCCGTTGTTCGACGGCAAGCCGGTCTGCTGCGTCGACGCCGGCGACATCTCGACCATCCTGCACGACAATGCCGAAAACAGGGTCCGGATCGAAGCCAAGACGCGTGAGGTCCTGGCCTTGCCGGCTGCGCCAATCCTGCTTGGCGGTGACGATTCCGTCGTCACGCCGTTCCTTGCCGGCTTTGCCGATCACGGACCGGTCTGGATCCTGCAGATCGATGCCCATATCGACTGGCGCGACGAGGTGCATGGCGAACGCTACGGCTATTCGAGCCCGATGCGGCGGGCGAGCGAGATGGCACATGTCGCGGGCATGGTGCAGGTCGGCTTGCGCAGCGTCGGCAGTGCACGCCTCGCTGAAATCGAAGCGGCGCGGCACTATGGCAGCCGTTTCGTCACCGCCCGCGAAATTCATGCACAAGGCGTGGAAGCGGCGCTCAGGCATATTCCGGAAGGCGCGAGGGTCGTCGTCACCTTTGACTGCGATAGCCTTGATCCCGCCATCATGCCGGGCGTGGCGGCGCGTACGCCCGGCGGCCTTACCTACACGCAGGTGATCGACCTGATCGCGGGCCTCGGCAAGCGGGCCAGGATCGCGGGATTCGACCTTGTCGAACTCTATCTGCCCGCCGATGTCGACGGAATGTCGGCCCTGACCGCCGCGCGCCTTCTCGTCAATGTGATCGGCGCAATCGTCCGGCAGGTTTGAGAACCGGCTTTCCTCTGATCACCGCCGCCCCTGCTCCAGGCTGATCCGGTACCCCAGAGAACGCTTCGCTCCCGGCTCGATCAGCATCACGCCAGGTTTCTCGCTGAACTCGCCGTCGAAATCGGCCGGGCTTGCAATGCCGTGCCAAGGTTCGATGCACAGGAACGGCGCGCCGCCCGGCTTGGACCAGATTCCCAGTTCCTCTGCACCCTGCCATGACATTTCGATCGCAGGACCATGGTCGGCGGCGTAGCGCACCCTGGTGCTGGCGGGGCTGTCCAGAATGACGGCGTCGTCATCGAACAGGCGTTCGGACAGCGGAAGCGTCTTGCCTTCGATGGGTGTCGGCCGCGCTACCGGGAGCAAAAGGCCATCCTTCAGCCGACGGATCGGCGCTGGCTCGGCCTCCGCAAAGGTCAGCCGATAGGCCTCCTTGGGCAAATCCGGCAGCAATGGCCAGTTGAATGCCGGATGCGCGCCGATCGAAGCCGGCAATGGCTCGTCGCCGGTGTTGGTGATCTCGAAGGTCACGCCAAGCTGCTGGCGGTCGAGCGTGTAGGTCACGGCGAGGCGGAAGGCGAAAGGGTAGTGCGCGCGCGTGTCGGCGTCGTCGGTGAGGACCAGCGTGGAGGACCGAGGCCCCCTCTCCTCCCAGGTGAACGGCTTGTCGCGGGCGAAGCCGTGCTGCGTCATCGGATAGGTGCGGCCGCGATGGCGCAGTTGGTCGCCCTTCAGGCGCCCGACGATCGGGAACAGCACCGGCGAATGGCGCCGCCACTCTGGTCCGGCCTGCCACAGGAACTCAAACCCTTGCGCATCCCGCAGCGAAACCAGTTCGGCGCCCTGCCCGACTATGACAGCCGAGATGCCGTCGCCACGAAGCGTTTGGCTGTCCTGTGCCATATGTCCTCGCGGGCCGGCGTTGAAGCTGGCGGCAGACTAGCAAAAGCTCCCGGGGACTCAAGCCGGGTCTTGCCGGAGCGGATTGGGCCGGAGCGGATTGGGCCGGAATGAATTGTGGCCGGAGGATCTCTCCTCCGGCCACCTCTCCGCATCAAGGGCGAGAACCCCACCCTTGCCCACAGCGGACAGTCGTTACTCCCGTTCGCCGGTGAAATTCAGCAGCAGCTGGAAGATGTTGATGAAGTTCAGGTAGAGCGAGAAGGCGCCGAAGACGGCGAGCTTCTGGCGCGATTCCGCGTCGAAATTCTCGGCATACTGCTCCTTGATCGTCTGCGTGTCCCAGGCGGTCAGGCCGATGAAGACGGCGATGCCGATCACCGAGATGGCAAACTGCAGCGCGGTCGAGCCAAGGAAGATGTTGACGATGCTGGCGATCACCACGCCGATAAGGCCCATGATCAGGAACGACGAGAACTGCGTCAGGTCGCGCCTGGTCGTGTAGCCATAGAGGCTGGTGGCGCCGAACATGGTGGCGGCGATGAAGAAGGTGCGCGCGATACTGGTTCCAGTGAAGACCAAGAACACGGAGGCGAGCGACAGGCCCATCACCGCGCAGAAGGCCCAGAACATCATCTGGGCGCTGGCCGCCGACATGGTCTGCATCTTGAACGAAAACAGCATGACGAAGGCGAGCGGCGCCAGCATCACCACCCACTTCAGCGGGCTGGAGAAGATCGGCACGTAGAGTGCCGGCGTCGACGACACCAGGAAGGCGACAAGGCCGGTGACCACGAGGCCAAGGCCCATATAATTGTAGACGCGCAGCATGTGCTGGCGCAGGCCCTCGTCAAAGACAGCACCGGTTTGGGCGCCGGTGCCAACGCGATATCCCAGATTGGGCGTGTTCATCTGCAGTCTCCTTTGGATCGGTCAGTAAAGTGTTCTGGCGAGCGTCTCGGCGGCGCGGTCGAGGTCATGAACTCCACTCTTCGCGACCACCGCGTAGGCAACCTCGCCGATCTGAAAATAGGCCGAGGAAATATCGCCCGAGGGCGCGACGGTCGGCTTGACCACGTCGAAGGTTCCCGGCCGGATGGCAAACAGCGACACCAGGCCCATATCCTTGGTGTCGACAGCCATCTCGACGCTCGGGCCGAAGCGCGACGGATAGATCTGCACGTCGCGCACCTTCCAGTCCTTTGGCAGCGACGGCATGACGATCGCCGTGGCGGCGCGGATCTCTCCGGCGTTGTAATTGGGCGCTTCCGGCTGCGAGGGCATGGCTTCGCGCACCAGCGTCGTCCTGTGCGCCCGCACCGCCTCGTCGACATAAGCGGGCGGCTGCGGCGAAGCGACGACCTTGGTCACGGACATCGGGCCAATGATACCGTTCGCCAGCCAGCCGGCGGCAACGAAGGCGGCAACGGCGGCAGCGCGCTGCAACACGCCGAAGATGCGGCCGCGGGCAAGCCCCCTCTCCAGACGCCGCGCCGCGTCAGCGGTCGCCGGCCGCGCCATGCCCTTGGAGCCGGCGAGCGCCACGCGCAGTTCGTCGCGGGTCCGCAGATCCGACATCACGCGTGCGGCAGCCTCCGGACGCGTGGACAGGAAGGCTTCCACCTCGATGCGGCGGGCGACGTCCAGCTGCTCGTCGACATAGGCGTCGAGGTCGGTGTCCGTAACGGGGTCGACAAGAGCGGTCATTGCTCACCTCCCACGATCCTGAGATGATTCTTGCCGCGCCCCGGGGCGGCATCTTCCATCTGGCGCAAGGCGGCGCGCGCCCTGCCGATGCGCGACATCAGCGTGCCCAGCGGCACGCCCGTGGCATTGGCCGCCTGCTGATAGGAAAGCCCTTCGATGGCGACCAGATGCAGCGCCGAACGCTGCTCTTCCGGCAGGTTGAAAAAGGCTTCCCGCACCTGCGCCAGGCGTACCGAATGCTCCTGGGGCGCTGGCGTGGCGGCGTCGGCGAGGTATCCTGCCTGTTCGATGCGCGCCGCTTCCGATCGGCGCGAGCGCATGCGGTCGACAAAGGCGTTGTGGACGATCGAGAGCAGCCACGCCCGCAGGTTTCCGCCGGAGCGGAAAGTGCCGCGTCGCTCATAGGCGCGCACCAGCGCGTCATGCACAAGATCCTCGGCATCCGCACTGTCGCGCGTCAGCGACTGCGCGTAGCGCCGCAGTGATCCGAGCTGTCCTATGATGTCAAAGCGTGGCATCGACCGTTTCATGCCCTGTTTACGGAGCATGTGGGGATTTTAATCCCGACCTCGCCATTTTTCTTCGACGGGCTCTTCGGAGGATCGCATTTGCGCCCCTTCGCCCGCCCGGCCCTCAGGGGCGAAGTGGTTTTGCCGGTTTGGGCATGGTCACGCCGCAGGCGCGCAACACCCATCTGCGGCCGTCGCTGCGAAAATCGGTGATGCTCAGCGGCTCGATGTCGATCTTCCAGCTGGCGGCAAGCGGGGCACCAAGAACATGCAGGATCGCTGTGCGAATGACGCTGGCATGGGTCAGCGCGATCGTATGGCCACGCTCGGCGATTAGCCGGTTCATCAAGTCGGAGGCCCGATGGGCAACGTCGGCCAGCGACTCGCCGCCGTGCGGCGCTGCATTTGGGTCTGCGAGCCAAGCAGCGATATCCTCTGGCTGCTCCGCCTGCACCTCCTCAAATCTCTTGCCGGCCCAGCTTCCATGATCCTGGTCCGCCAAAAGCGGTTCGGCCGATGCCTCCAACCCCAGCGCCTCGGCGGTCTGCCGAGCGCGAAGCGCGGGCGCCGTCCACACGCGGTCGGCACGGCGCAAGGTCCCGCGCAGGGCCTTCGCCAGCGTCAGCGATCGCGGCTCCAGCGGCTCGTCCGATGGGAACGCCCCCAGGCGTGTCGCGGCCGTGGCGCCGTTGCAGATCATCGTCAGCCTTACGAGCATGAACCAGTCATCCCTAAGCCGCTTTCGAAGCGGCGCATACGCAGCGATTAGAATAGCGGCTATCGTTTCGATCGAAAGGCCACACTCTTGGGTGCCGCCCTCTGTTTCGCATAACTAAAACCGCTGGTGCATCACGCTCGATTTGCGTATCACTCCGCCGCGCCAACGGAACCATAGTGATGTTTGAAGACCTGCAGCCAGCTCCCGCCGACAAGATCCTGGCCCTGATCGGCCTTTATCGCGCCGACCCACGCCCCAATAAGGTCGACCTCGGCGTTGGCGTCTACAAGGATCGCGACGGCAAGACGCCGGTGATGCGCGCAGTGCGCGAGGCCGAAAAGCGGCTGCTGAACAGCCAGGACACCAAGACCTATCTTGGGTTGGCCGGTGATGTCGGCTTCAACGCGGTGATGGCGAAGCTCGCCTTCGGCCAAGGCGCGGACATGACGCGCATCCGGGCGGCACAGGCGCCTGGTGGCTCCGGCGCCCTGCGCCTGGTGGCGGAGTTGCTGAAGCGGACGCGTTCGGATGCCACCGTCTGGCTGTCGGACCCGACCTGGCCGAACCACATGCCGGTGATGCGTGCCGCCGGCCTGCAGATCCGTGAATACCCCTATTTCGATGCGGCCTCGGGCGCGGTTCGTTTCGACGACATGCTGGCGGCGTTGCGCACGGCCAAGAGCGGCGACGTGGTGCTGCTGCATGGCTGCTGCCACAACCCGACCGGCGCCAACCTCGATGCGTCGCAGTGGGAGGCCGTCACCGCTCTCGTCGTCGAGCGCGGTCTGCTGCCGTTCGTCGACATCGCCTATCAGGGCTTTGGCGACGGCCTCGAGGCCGATGCCCTCGGCTTGCGCCTGCTGGCGGCGAAAGTTCCGGAAATGGTCGTCGCCTCCAGCTGCTCGAAGAATTTTGCCGTCTACCGCGACCGTGTCGGCGCGGCGATGGTCCTGGCCAAGGATGGCGCGCAGGCCGATGTGGCGATGAGCCAGATGCTGTCGGCGGCGCGCGCCATGTATTCGATGCCGCCGGACCATGGCGCGGCGGCCGTGCGTATCGTCCTGGAAGACGCCACCTTGCGTGCCGACTGGGAAGCCGAGCTGGAAGAGATGCGCCTGCGCATGCTTCGGCTTCGCGTGCAGTTCGCCGAGGCACTGCGCCGGCGATCCAACTCCGACCGCTTCGACTTCGTTGCCAGCCATCGCGGCATGTTCTCGCGACTTGGCCTCACGGAGGAGCAGGTCGAGCGGCTGCGCACCGAACATGGCGTCTACATGGTCGGCGACAGCCGCATCAATGTCGCGGGTTTACCCGAGGACGGCATGGATGACCTAGCCAAGGCCATCGTCTCCGTACTCGACTGAAGCGGCTCAGCTGTGGACAAGGCGCTCTCGCCGGCTGACAACATTGGCCGCGCGTCGGGCCGCAGGATAGCATCGCGGCATGACGCCATCGAAAGACATTTCGCGCCTGATCGAGATCATGGCGGCGCTGCGCGCGCCGAAGACAGGCTGTCCATGGGACATCGAGCAGGATTTCTCGACCATCGCCCCCTACACGATCGAGGAAGCCTATGAGGTGGCGGATGCCATCGCCCGTGGTGATCTCGATGACCTGCGCGACGAGCTCGGCGATCTCCTGCTGCAGGTCGTTTATCATGCGCAAATGGCCGAGGAAGCCGGTGAATTCGCCTTCCCGGATGTGGTCCAGGCGATCACGACGAAAATGATCCGTCGCCACCCGCATGTCTTCGGCGACGAGAAGGCCCGCAGCGCCGGCATGGCCAAGGGCATGTGGGAAAAGATCAAGGCACAGGAGAAGGCGGAGAAGCGACAAGCACGCCTCGCGCGCGGCCTCGACCCGGAGGACAATGGCAAGGGGTTCCTGGACAGCGTTCCGGTCGCCCTGCCCGCTTTGACGCGGGCGTTGAAACTCCAGGAGAAAGCTGCCCGTGTCGGCTTCGACTGGAGCGAGGCGGCACCCATCCTCGACAAGATCGAGGAAGAGATCGGCGAGTTGCGCGAGGCGCTGGCCAAGGGCGAGGTGGCCGCGATCCAGGACGAGTTCGGCGACATGCTGTTCGCCGTCGTCAATCTCGGACGGCATCTCAAGCTCGATTCGGAAGCGGCGCTGAGCGGCACGAATGAAAAATTCCGCTCACGCTTCCATTATGTCGAGCAGGCCCTGGAAAAGTCGGGCAATACGCTTGAAAGGGCCACCCTGGCCGAGATGGAAGCGCTCTGGCAGGAAGCGAAGCGCGCGAAGTAGGCCTGTCAACCGGCAACCCCGGACGGAAAGCGCTGCATGCTTTCCTGGAATTTCTCTGGGCTACCCGTTGTTTTTACGACGCAATCGGCTCTCGATCTCTTCGCGCGCGCTTTGGGTGGCCTTGAGCGAGATGGTGGCGCTCCCGTCGTCATTGTCGGTACGCGAAACGACATCGCCATTGCGGTAAAGCCAATCGACAAGACCGAACTGCGCCGGCTCGATCGTCACCGTCAGGTCTTCGAGCTCTCCCGCCATTCGCGTCTCGATGAGCGCCTTCAGCGCGTCGATGCCCTCGCCGGTCACCGCTGACACGGCGATTGGCGGCCCCTTGCCGCCGCCGGCGGCATCGGCGAGCAGCCGGCTCCTGTTGCCTTCGTCCAGCAGATCGACCTTGTTCCAGACCTCGATCACACGCTTGGTATCACTGGCGTCGACGCCGAGGTCGGCCAGGATGCGCTCTACATCCTCTGCCTGTGCGGCCGTGTCGGGATCGGAGATATCGCGCAGATGGATGACGAGATCGGCCTCGACCACCTCTTCCAGCGTCGCGCGAAAAGCCGCGATCAGATGCGTCGGCAGGTCCGAGATGAAACCGACCGTGTCCGACAGGATAATCGGCGTGCCATGCGGCAGGCGAACGCGGCGCAGCGTCGGGTCGAGCGTGGCGAACAGCATGTCCTGCGCCAGTACATCCGCTCCGGTCAGCCTGTTGAACAGTGTCGACTTGCCGGCATTGGTGTAGCCGACGATCGCCACCACCGGGAAAGGCACCTTCTTGCGCTTGGCGCGGTGCAGGTCGCGGGTACGACGAACCGTTTCCAGCTCGTGCTTCAGCTTGATGATCTTTTCCTGCAACTGCCGCCGGTCTGATTCGATCTGGGTTTCGCCGGGGCCGCCGAGGAAGCCGGCACCGCCGCGCTGACGTTCAAGGTGGGTCCAGCTGCGGACAAGGCGGCCTTTCTGGTAGTTGAGATGGGCAAGTTCGACCTGCAGCGTGCCTTCCTTGGTGCGGGCGCGCTCGCCGAAGATCTCGAGGATCAACCCGGTGCGGTCGAGCACCTTGGCATGCAGCTCTTTCTCAAGATTGCGCTGCTGCACCGGGGTCAGGGGATGGTCGACGATGACCAGCTCCGCGTCCTTCTCCTTGACGATCTCGGCGAACTCTTCGACCTTGCCGCTGCCGAGCAAGGTCGCGGGGCGTGGGTCGTTGACGGTCACGACAGCCGTATGGACGGGGTCGAGATTGATGGCCCGGGCAAGGCCGACCGCCTCGTCGTGGCGGGCTTCAGCCGACCGCGTCAACCGAGGACGGTTGGTATCGTCGTCGCCGCGCGGCTGGCGGGTAAGCACAGGTACAATGACGACAGCCCGGGTCGGCCCCTTGGCTTCCGTCCCGGGATGATGCGCTGGTTTTCCGCGAACCGTAGCGTCCGCGTCTTTCTCACGTGCCAATCAGGCGCCCTGGCTTTCCTCGCCATCGAACATCTGAACCGGCTGGCTCGGCATGATCGTGGAAATGGCGTGCTTGTAGACGAGCTGGGAGTGACCGTCGCGGCGCAGCAGCACACAAAAATTGTCGAACGAAGTGACCACGCCGGTCAGCTTCACGCCGTTGATGAGGAAGATGGTGAGCGGGTTCTTGCTCTTGCGAACTGAATTCAGGAACAGGTCCTGAAGGTTTTGCGATCGTTCCGCCATTGTTCTTGTCTTTCGCCGATCCCCTTCGGTTTGCTAGCCAATGCGCCAAATTGTCGGGCACATGTCAAGCGCGCAAACACCGTCTTGTCGTCAGTAACGACAAGCAGAACGAGATATATTGATGTTCATTCCAACTGTGCGGTTATCAGGCTGGACTTTTTTCCGCAACGTCAAAAAAGGCTTGCCGCAACGAAAGTGTTATTGAGCCGGGATGTCCATTGGCGACCGGATCGCCGTCGATCGATACGACCGGCATGGCAATCGTGGTCGCGGAACTGATGAAAGCCTCGCGCGCCGTCTTGGCCTCGGCAACCGAAAAACCGCGCTCCTCGATCTTCAGGCCGAGCTTTGCCGCCACCTCAAACATGGTCGTGCGGGTGATGCCGCGCAAGATGCCATGATCGGCCGGCCTGGTGACCAGGACGCCGTCCCTGGTCACGATCCAGGCATTCGACGACCCGCCTTCCTTGACGTTGCCGTCGGTGTCGACGAACCATGCCTCCTGGGCCCCCGCTTCCTTGGCCTTCTGCTTGGCCAATACGTTGGGCAGCAGTCCGACGCTCTTGATGTCAACCCGGTCCCAGCGATTCTCGGGCACGGTGATGACCGCGATACCTGTTTCGGCTCGCTTTGTGC is part of the Mesorhizobium loti genome and encodes:
- a CDS encoding histidine phosphatase family protein yields the protein MLVRLTMICNGATAATRLGAFPSDEPLEPRSLTLAKALRGTLRRADRVWTAPALRARQTAEALGLEASAEPLLADQDHGSWAGKRFEEVQAEQPEDIAAWLADPNAAPHGGESLADVAHRASDLMNRLIAERGHTIALTHASVIRTAILHVLGAPLAASWKIDIEPLSITDFRSDGRRWVLRACGVTMPKPAKPLRP
- a CDS encoding aromatic amino acid transaminase; its protein translation is MFEDLQPAPADKILALIGLYRADPRPNKVDLGVGVYKDRDGKTPVMRAVREAEKRLLNSQDTKTYLGLAGDVGFNAVMAKLAFGQGADMTRIRAAQAPGGSGALRLVAELLKRTRSDATVWLSDPTWPNHMPVMRAAGLQIREYPYFDAASGAVRFDDMLAALRTAKSGDVVLLHGCCHNPTGANLDASQWEAVTALVVERGLLPFVDIAYQGFGDGLEADALGLRLLAAKVPEMVVASSCSKNFAVYRDRVGAAMVLAKDGAQADVAMSQMLSAARAMYSMPPDHGAAAVRIVLEDATLRADWEAELEEMRLRMLRLRVQFAEALRRRSNSDRFDFVASHRGMFSRLGLTEEQVERLRTEHGVYMVGDSRINVAGLPEDGMDDLAKAIVSVLD
- a CDS encoding iron-containing redox enzyme family protein; amino-acid sequence: MNGIEVGAVATPSVRLRRKIDLVVQPYAKSCRTLVTHPRLADFWPQFLLTQHQIIRATVPLTEAAAERAEKMVAVDPIAPGLARYLEEHIKEELGHDDLLLDDLELLGVKRATALSRMPSPSVASLVGAQYYWIHHHHPVAFLGFVALMEGHPPTPTLIQTLISATGFPHAAFQTLAEHGELDPGHRDRLYRTIDALPLTAEHETLMGISAMHGATLLPPTIEEILEQG
- a CDS encoding agmatinase, with the protein product MSPSFLGLPDRLADGRTPRAVIFGAGHGSTYPGKDSSGHALAADAIRAASQGDAPLVEHWDFDLGGPLFDGKPVCCVDAGDISTILHDNAENRVRIEAKTREVLALPAAPILLGGDDSVVTPFLAGFADHGPVWILQIDAHIDWRDEVHGERYGYSSPMRRASEMAHVAGMVQVGLRSVGSARLAEIEAARHYGSRFVTAREIHAQGVEAALRHIPEGARVVVTFDCDSLDPAIMPGVAARTPGGLTYTQVIDLIAGLGKRARIAGFDLVELYLPADVDGMSALTAARLLVNVIGAIVRQV
- the mazG gene encoding nucleoside triphosphate pyrophosphohydrolase, translated to MTPSKDISRLIEIMAALRAPKTGCPWDIEQDFSTIAPYTIEEAYEVADAIARGDLDDLRDELGDLLLQVVYHAQMAEEAGEFAFPDVVQAITTKMIRRHPHVFGDEKARSAGMAKGMWEKIKAQEKAEKRQARLARGLDPEDNGKGFLDSVPVALPALTRALKLQEKAARVGFDWSEAAPILDKIEEEIGELREALAKGEVAAIQDEFGDMLFAVVNLGRHLKLDSEAALSGTNEKFRSRFHYVEQALEKSGNTLERATLAEMEALWQEAKRAK
- a CDS encoding aldose 1-epimerase family protein encodes the protein MAQDSQTLRGDGISAVIVGQGAELVSLRDAQGFEFLWQAGPEWRRHSPVLFPIVGRLKGDQLRHRGRTYPMTQHGFARDKPFTWEERGPRSSTLVLTDDADTRAHYPFAFRLAVTYTLDRQQLGVTFEITNTGDEPLPASIGAHPAFNWPLLPDLPKEAYRLTFAEAEPAPIRRLKDGLLLPVARPTPIEGKTLPLSERLFDDDAVILDSPASTRVRYAADHGPAIEMSWQGAEELGIWSKPGGAPFLCIEPWHGIASPADFDGEFSEKPGVMLIEPGAKRSLGYRISLEQGRR
- a CDS encoding Bax inhibitor-1/YccA family protein produces the protein MNTPNLGYRVGTGAQTGAVFDEGLRQHMLRVYNYMGLGLVVTGLVAFLVSSTPALYVPIFSSPLKWVVMLAPLAFVMLFSFKMQTMSAASAQMMFWAFCAVMGLSLASVFLVFTGTSIARTFFIAATMFGATSLYGYTTRRDLTQFSSFLIMGLIGVVIASIVNIFLGSTALQFAISVIGIAVFIGLTAWDTQTIKEQYAENFDAESRQKLAVFGAFSLYLNFINIFQLLLNFTGERE
- a CDS encoding Crp/Fnr family transcriptional regulator — its product is MASGSANDGNDLPRLARIDPRLFDLLFSGCKVERYAAGQHLFVQEDPSDRIYGVMSGTVEISIYSQGGQRLVANIELAHSLVGEVGALDGRPRTATAICLTACDLASLGRTQLFDRIERNPSLARAMIELLCARLRWISSELGDHAFFGIEARLAKRLVFLAGVMADGAGWIPISQSELAEFLGATRESVNKTLNNWRARSIIAIKRGGLRVTNFGALRHLAETQNDN
- a CDS encoding sigma-70 family RNA polymerase sigma factor, translating into MLRKQGMKRSMPRFDIIGQLGSLRRYAQSLTRDSADAEDLVHDALVRAYERRGTFRSGGNLRAWLLSIVHNAFVDRMRSRRSEAARIEQAGYLADAATPAPQEHSVRLAQVREAFFNLPEEQRSALHLVAIEGLSYQQAANATGVPLGTLMSRIGRARAALRQMEDAAPGRGKNHLRIVGGEQ
- a CDS encoding anti-sigma factor family protein, translated to MTALVDPVTDTDLDAYVDEQLDVARRIEVEAFLSTRPEAAARVMSDLRTRDELRVALAGSKGMARPATADAARRLERGLARGRIFGVLQRAAAVAAFVAAGWLANGIIGPMSVTKVVASPQPPAYVDEAVRAHRTTLVREAMPSQPEAPNYNAGEIRAATAIVMPSLPKDWKVRDVQIYPSRFGPSVEMAVDTKDMGLVSLFAIRPGTFDVVKPTVAPSGDISSAYFQIGEVAYAVVAKSGVHDLDRAAETLARTLY